One window of Nicotiana tomentosiformis chromosome 11, ASM39032v3, whole genome shotgun sequence genomic DNA carries:
- the LOC104105615 gene encoding uncharacterized protein isoform X1 produces MTEMDEPLDFEFEEPTHVSPTITKKKKKVIGLDDLLNDFYQVKSDIPKKEPKRAKIRKSYDSDDDVDTREAELHNYVDKCQQQMNEISTDDQMPLWGLHVFGDQKAMPLLTFPEIRSCVLLQTFMGHENSLFELKNEEGEAFLEGLLVHGWLLKLVKNHGLVEKSIATWTFSLMLYSPKEELREAACEFWCSLLLPENQVDVVTFEMEWLPNHSELRQALEVYGFLLDSSSKSLSSMEIVDGDSDSAGPPQNIKSWIKYVSVCCQARSTCSIFSTSEVEDLITSVICLFLDRQLLGLSSALNDCLHSLVSFFSDDAFHSSCQKIAKAVTCRVPTDINCLRSVEIVTGGDPRTKHLRSVLAFRFLVACFDNKLHDEERILRSLISFNLKDKNCDLLKMYIHLVLVENWLFCNPLLKDKPIISEMWGACLRNCSCQITSTDLRSYASKVRSKASYLLQGSTTR; encoded by the exons atgaCAGAAATGGATGAACCTTTGGATTTTGAATTCGAAGAACCCACACATGTTAGCCCTACTATTACCAAGAAAAA GAAGAAGGTAATCGGCTTAGATGATCTTCTTAATGATTTTTACCAAGTGAAGAGTGACATACCTAAGAAGGAACCTAAACGCGCAAAGATCCGGAAGTCCTATGATTCAGATGATGATGTGGATACAAGAGAAGCAGAGCTTCATAACTATGTTGACAAATGCCAACAACAG aTGAATGAAATAAGCACTGATGATCAGATGCCATTATGGGGTCTTCATGTTTTTGGAGACCAG AAAGCTATGCCCCTGCTGACTTTTCCCGAGATTAGGAGTTGTGTCCTTTTGCAGACCTTCATGGGGCATGAAAATTCATTGTTTGAACTCAAAAACGAAGAAG GAGAAGCATTCCTGGAGGGATTGCTTGTGCATGGTTGGCTTTTGAAATTGGTAAAAAATCATGGTCTAGTTGAAAAGTCCATAGCAACATGGACTTTTAGTCTCA TGTTATATTCACCAAAAGAAGAGTTGAGGGAAGCAGCATGTGAATTTTGGTGCTCTCTTCTTTTACCTGAAAATCAG GTTGATGTTGTAACATTTGAGATGGAATGGTTGCCGAACCATTCAGAACTGAGGCAAGCACTTGAAGTATATGGCTTTCTGTTGGATTCCTCTTCCAAATCTTTATCTAGCATGGAAATTGTGGATGGAG ATTCTGATTCTGCTGGACCGCCTCAAAATATCAAATCCTGGATAAAGTATGTTTCTGTTTGTTGCCAAGCGAG GAGTACATGTTCAATTTTCTCAACTTCGGAGGTAGAAGATCTGATTACTTCAGTGATCTGTCTCTTTTTGGACCGGCAACTTCTTGGCCTATCTTCAGCGTTGAATGATTGCTTGCACTCCCTTGTTAGCTTCTTTAGTGATGATGCATTTCATTCGAGCTGTCAGAAAATAGCAAAAGCCGTCACCTGCAG AGTTCCTACGGATATCAACTGCTTGAGATCTGTGGAGATTGTAACTGGAGGGGATCCTCGTACTAAGCATCTGAGGAGTGTGCTGGCTTTTCGGTTTCTTGTAGCATGTTTTGATAACAAG CTACATGACGAAGAACGGATCTTGAGATCTCTAATCTCTTTCAATCTGAAGGATAAGAATTGTGATCTTCTAAAAATGTATATTCACTTGGTTCTGGTAGAGAACTGGCTGTTTTGCAACCCCTTATTAAAAGATAAACCAATAATCAGTGAGATGTGGGGTGCATGCCTTAGAAACTGTTCCTGTCAAATCACCAGCACAGATTTGAGGTCTTATGCTTCTAAG GTTCGTAGTAAAGCATCATATCTTCTTCAAGGCAGCACCACAAGATGA
- the LOC104105615 gene encoding uncharacterized protein isoform X2, whose product MNEISTDDQMPLWGLHVFGDQKAMPLLTFPEIRSCVLLQTFMGHENSLFELKNEEGEAFLEGLLVHGWLLKLVKNHGLVEKSIATWTFSLMLYSPKEELREAACEFWCSLLLPENQVDVVTFEMEWLPNHSELRQALEVYGFLLDSSSKSLSSMEIVDGDSDSAGPPQNIKSWIKYVSVCCQARSTCSIFSTSEVEDLITSVICLFLDRQLLGLSSALNDCLHSLVSFFSDDAFHSSCQKIAKAVTCRVPTDINCLRSVEIVTGGDPRTKHLRSVLAFRFLVACFDNKLHDEERILRSLISFNLKDKNCDLLKMYIHLVLVENWLFCNPLLKDKPIISEMWGACLRNCSCQITSTDLRSYASKVRSKASYLLQGSTTR is encoded by the exons aTGAATGAAATAAGCACTGATGATCAGATGCCATTATGGGGTCTTCATGTTTTTGGAGACCAG AAAGCTATGCCCCTGCTGACTTTTCCCGAGATTAGGAGTTGTGTCCTTTTGCAGACCTTCATGGGGCATGAAAATTCATTGTTTGAACTCAAAAACGAAGAAG GAGAAGCATTCCTGGAGGGATTGCTTGTGCATGGTTGGCTTTTGAAATTGGTAAAAAATCATGGTCTAGTTGAAAAGTCCATAGCAACATGGACTTTTAGTCTCA TGTTATATTCACCAAAAGAAGAGTTGAGGGAAGCAGCATGTGAATTTTGGTGCTCTCTTCTTTTACCTGAAAATCAG GTTGATGTTGTAACATTTGAGATGGAATGGTTGCCGAACCATTCAGAACTGAGGCAAGCACTTGAAGTATATGGCTTTCTGTTGGATTCCTCTTCCAAATCTTTATCTAGCATGGAAATTGTGGATGGAG ATTCTGATTCTGCTGGACCGCCTCAAAATATCAAATCCTGGATAAAGTATGTTTCTGTTTGTTGCCAAGCGAG GAGTACATGTTCAATTTTCTCAACTTCGGAGGTAGAAGATCTGATTACTTCAGTGATCTGTCTCTTTTTGGACCGGCAACTTCTTGGCCTATCTTCAGCGTTGAATGATTGCTTGCACTCCCTTGTTAGCTTCTTTAGTGATGATGCATTTCATTCGAGCTGTCAGAAAATAGCAAAAGCCGTCACCTGCAG AGTTCCTACGGATATCAACTGCTTGAGATCTGTGGAGATTGTAACTGGAGGGGATCCTCGTACTAAGCATCTGAGGAGTGTGCTGGCTTTTCGGTTTCTTGTAGCATGTTTTGATAACAAG CTACATGACGAAGAACGGATCTTGAGATCTCTAATCTCTTTCAATCTGAAGGATAAGAATTGTGATCTTCTAAAAATGTATATTCACTTGGTTCTGGTAGAGAACTGGCTGTTTTGCAACCCCTTATTAAAAGATAAACCAATAATCAGTGAGATGTGGGGTGCATGCCTTAGAAACTGTTCCTGTCAAATCACCAGCACAGATTTGAGGTCTTATGCTTCTAAG GTTCGTAGTAAAGCATCATATCTTCTTCAAGGCAGCACCACAAGATGA